The genome window TCTCCTCGCCGCtcaaaaatatctattaaaaatctttaatcttaaatatcttttagtactttaatagattaaaaaatctTGGTTCTATCAATCAagctgtattaaattatttatagcttGTACAAAACGTGGATTTGATTCGTGttgaaaataatgtgtaataatgCGTTTGCATGATTATTAACTAGTGCaatcttaaaaaacatttactggCAGGAAAAAATCAAAGCCACTGAAGGTACCGAATCAGTATTTTTTATCAAGCTACATCGGCGAAATACGTATTGtgatagcaataaaataatagattatagCCTCGGTATCGCTAGCAGCTGATTAGGTATAGAGATACTCGTATCACAGTTGTCCACTATCTGAGCGATGGTTCTCGGCTACGTGTTGTGGCTCATCGTGTCCGTAGCTGCTTTCAAACTTGTCCTAGCAGGAACATTGCCTGGTGCACTGTTGTAGCAACGATCACAGGTAAATATCTATTAGTGAACATGCTTATTTCGTTTCAGTAAATCCGTTAGCCCTCAGCTACGTGTTATTAAAGTATATCGTTTTCCGTGGCTGCCCTATATCTGGTCCTTGGAGGAACGCTGCTTGGTACAATTTTGTAGCAGCATTCAgaggtaaataataattaataaacaagctGATTTTGACTTAATATATCTTTTATGGTTTTTTCCATGTatctaaagtaaatttttttatatcgtCTGAATAATTGCTTTCTTATTGCTGGATGTCAGTGCGGAAGAGttgctatataaaataaatagtgcatatttgttgtcttttatttctttatttaccaGGTATGTACTGCAATTTTTTATACCATATTGCTTATGTTTATGTACCCTATTGATACTTCACAATTATTATGTTCATCATGTGCGTTACAACTTCAAATatatcttacaaatatttatgacatttacatttttactctCTTTTACAGAATAGAAAGATttaacaaaagagaaattaaaatatacatgattttcataaataatggcattgaaaatttatttgtaatagtataaatattgaCGTATATTTAGTCCGTTTACCATATCACTAACTAAGACGGTACCTTTGCAGCATGCAGACTCTAGCGATGGTTTTGTGGACAACAACAATCCTTCTGGAGGTCAAGGCTCAAGAAGATGAACTGTGGGATCCTTGGGCAGACAACTGCGAGTCTATGGTCCCCTGTAACCTGACTGAACCCCAGACCGACCCCATGCCCTACATAGTTACTCTCAACAGACCATACATCAACAGCGATCAGGCAGGCGGTGTACGTGTATATAAGAGCACTACCGCCGCTCAGTTTCCAGGGGTTCATGATTCAGGCTCGGGACGACAAGACTGGTCAGGCTGTCGGGGAGTTCGACACAGACAACAGGAAGATCAGCGTTTATAAACTGCTTCGGCAGGCCAGATGTAAGTATTATGATCAGTGTTGGAATGAATCGCTGTAAATATGTAATTCATAACACAATTCTGAGGATGTTACTGAAGTTTCTGACGATTGGTGTTGTCAAAGGTTACACTCGAGAGaacatcaatatttcaaaatgtcCATATcacaagttttttatatattttattttggcgAAGcattacacttgtgacagtgttGCTTGTATAACACAGATTAACAGATTTTTTACTCTTTATAGATATCAATTactattgcaattaaaatatcgtaaatgCGTATACCGTGATTTATTGCttcaaattattctttatatttattaccgTGACCTCATACAAATCTTAGATTGTACAAGCGTTTGAGAGTGTTGTTacctatttatgtatttattattttggtccTAGCCAGAAACACTTATTATACAtactaagttaaatttattaatagattATCAAGTAACAAAGAATGGTGTGATATTCCAATATATGatgtgaatatatattttcaatacgtaaacttttacaaaaaatataatccGGGAAcggttttaaatctattttaactTCCTCTTGGTATACAAGACACATTATATGCATAAatcttttcctttaatttttaagcAACTGTTACAGTTGTCAAAGTGTATCTCAATTAATCTTATTGCAAGTCTGAAGGACACAAGCCTCTTCAAGGTTAGCCGTTTCTCTTTAAGATATTATTGAGAtcgattttattgtaaaacagcTGCTTATTCAGTAACATATAGTGAGCATATTCGGCGGAATATTGAAACAGCTGTTCATTCAGTGGTATAGTGGTAAATAATAACCACATAGTTTATTacctaaaacattataatattcgtgttgttttttaattttttaacagctgaaaataaaatatttttgtaacattttctgtaaataaatccATAAACCAAGTTATATTATAATACGTTTTAAAGCAGCGaaatataatgtatagtaaaCTTAGATTAGTTTGTAttgatttcatattttgttaaaaaaacttaaagattATATCACATTTTAGATAAAGTTCTTAATTTAATGAGTACTAAAATACATGTCACTTTTTTAAAAATGCAACTATATATTTCAGTTGTGAAGAGAAATGTAATTATATACTCGTACtgccaatataaaatattatgaacacCATTTTTTACAACTGAATTTGTCAAGGTTTTTAAAGATTCGCTcgttaacaaaaataattcagttcaatatatgaaattataGCATTTACTTGCAGTGGTAAGTTCCAGTGAAAACATTATCCGAATACAAGATGTATACTTTACACATATGTATACAATGGACAATATCTTAACCAAAATCACCGTGCTATAACCCAAGTAGACGTCACATGAGCAAAGGTCGTACGTGTCTCGAGACGAGACAAGAGGCGGGTCGCAGTCCGCGAGTAGAGCTCACGAGGACGTGCACCAGTAGAAGACGACGACGATCCCTGGCCGAGCAGTGGCAGCAGTGTGGGGAAGTACAATTGTTCtaaccaaatatattattttattattgtctttTCGCGATGTAGGCCGTCATTTGAATATGCTTTAATTAGGTAATCAGAggtctgtttttttatttagggTTTACCAACATGTCTTTTCGTTGGTATCACTCATTCAGTAGGGGTTAGACCAGACTATttcatatttaagtaatattattatatcagtaatatatacatttgtatttaagttgttaattaTAACAGACTAAACTCAGTTCATCAAAGCTAGCTAGGAAACAAAACTAAGTACACTCTCTGGCCATAATACTGATTGATTCGGATATTCACTTCAGGATATTCacaatatcaattaattaatataaaattaataacttgcaGTATTTCCTCACGCCCTGGTGAGCCTCAAGTGGTTATTTTTATTCCCTCGCCAGCTTTAAACTTATTAACTATGAACATGATTTAACAGATGTAACATGAAAATACATACATGATAAATCCTGAACTATAGTTTTGGTATGAAGCATAAATCTATCTGATGACATGAAAGAACAGCCTTAAATTAATGAAAGGTTTAAATTACAGCTtgctaaaattgtataaaacacttttttctaATTGTATACTAACTATTTTTACTGAAGCAAAACATTTAGGAATAAAATGATATAGAATTTTATACCTGGTCTTTCCCCtaaaggtttaatttattcataattggaCAAATCTGTATTTTCAgattagattaaaattttaaaatttaaaattaaatcgttTATCAGTTTTCCGCAATAGGGAATGCGCTTTTATTACGTAATTGCTTTATTGAAATTAGATACGAATCAATGCGTATATTTTACAAGTGGATCAAACTGATTGTTTTAGTTGATTGTGATATCTTCTTTCTGGTAAAAATATCTACAATATTCATCCTGCGCaaaggtttacattttaaattattgattttatattttgaaatttattgttatgAGTGGGtagtcattaattttgaattaaagtttctttattttttaagcattCTTGCAAATAATATAATGATCCCTAAAAGAATTCTAGTTACAATGAATGCATCGATGTATATATTAAAGACCAGTAATAAACTTATAATGAATTGCTACTTTAGGTATAAATTACACTACACGCAGATagttacatgtttattttatatgtactgAGATAGgtagaatttggaaaataattgcttttgtttgaaatcattttattgaaatattatccttAAATCACAATCTTGCTCTAAAGGTAAAATTAAGTGATCAATTTGTGACAGGTTGTGGAGTTgctcaaatttattaaaactggttTTTTCATGAGTTTAAAGTAATAGAATTTATTGTAAGGATTACAATTAAAGTACATAcacattattttctttgtttaatgttGCTTGTGTCTTATGGAAAAATTTAGCAAATCTTATCGAATTTATAAAGTATAACGGCAATAAGCGAAGGATCTTATCTGTTTCTAACATGCTCTACAATCTTCTTATGTTCtttgtaatgttatattttgaaccaaatgaaatattttatgatttttaagatCTTATCGCAACAAACAACTGGTTGACAACTTATGCCGGATGTCTTTTATTGATTTGTAAGTTTAGATAGGCACAATGATAACAATGGCACACGCAGGAATTGAAGACatgtaacattataaaactttCCATTGGGTCTCCTTTAAAAACACAATAGCTATGTTTattcttctatatttaaaattttcacaacaAACTTAATAGTTATAGATTAgtaatacttttgttttttttctcaactaaaatgaattgttttatattatggtTAGATAATCACACACAATATAAAAGTCGGAACATCGGTTTTACACATGTCTAAAAGGTGCAAagaagtattaaatattagataagtAGTTATGTTTAGTGTTGTATAAGTTTATGTGATTACCAGGCACTGCAGAAACTATGAAGttcgttttttttatatgtatacacGCATTGATTGAAAAGCAGATGAAAAGCAGCTCTACAAATTAACTGTGAAACACATAATTCACCATTTGTTCAGTGtggttttgaatataaattgcaaaatgacaatcataattttaaacgttaattgTGTTTTAGAAGGCAgaggtttatttaaaactttaagttcTTTAAGCTCGTCATAATTCTTTGCCATTACCTCGGTAAACTTAGAAACAAGGAAAGTAACACGTATGCTTTCACAAAATATTCCAATGTAACTATTAATTTTGGGGAACTGTTTTTAAACAACacattgaaaatgttaatatattccaGGCAAATCTGCGAAGTTATTACAGACATAATTAATGTAGGAAATCATTTACAGTCAGAATAATTTTTCACAAGTATTATCACAAGGTCGGCAAGAAGCGACAGGCTTCACCTTAATAACAAGGAAACATAGTGTCCTGGTCAActtgttgaaaattaatataagcaCTCAAAGATCCATTTCAATACCATAGCTGCATTAATTTACTCACAAATTTGGCACAAGCTTAAACACCTCGCAACCCCCCCCCCACCgatattcaaatttgtatataagGTATTACGTTCGTCGCGTTAGAAAATACCAATATTTGTTGcatgaattacaaaaaaacacataaaatgaatCAAAACTGAATGTTACTGAGGGGCTTTGTCGCACACGTTATACAACACGATACACCTAGTACAAATAGTAACACCACACTTGAGAAAAATACTTAATTCCCGAGAGGAATTTCAACTTGATGTCGTGCCACAAGGTGATACTAACTTACAGACTGATATTAGCACACCAAATATTCAAATCCAACGATGACGACaccaaatgttaaaaaattaatactgacAACTACAAGCTCGGTAGGTTCTCAAGTAGCGACCGCTCAGGTACACTACAGCGGCTCAAGGGTTCCCCCTTGAATAATACAGTTATACACTAATGCCATTATGGTCTAAgccttttgttataaaatgttttactcctCCAGTTATATCTAAACTAATTAATCCAACAACTGGAAGATGTATTCGCTCGGCCCCTGTATCACAGTTTAAAAAGAATTTCCTTGTCAACATTTTATGCCCAGAGGCAGTCTTGGTTTGCTTTCCTTCATTTGTTGATATTAGTATTAAGTTTCTGTTTTCGTCTTCTAAATTTTTACACACATAATACGGACTAATTGCCGAACTGCCGGGGGCATCCACTGCTTGGTCTGAGGTGCGTCTTTTCTAAGGACTTACCTAGAGTGGTGGACACTACGGGTTCGGTCAATGTCCGAAACTCTTTGTTGTAGATCACCGGGATTTATATGGGTGGAaggagttttaattttgttttcattgcaATTTATCACCAAAAGCAGATAGTCCCCCTCTTTTaaactcttatttattttttattattattatttttatttgctttcatGGAGGAGGGCACCTTCCACTCTTATGAACCTTTGGCAGCTGTCTGTTACTAGACCAGACAGAGGAGTGTCCAACAACAAATCACACTACAGTAAATAATTCTTACCAGTACTACTCCTATCACTCTTTGTCTGTCTAACAATATGTTGTTATTGGTATATATTAAGAGGgttatattatctttatttagttGAAAATTTGTAGTAGTATTAAGtttaagggtttaaaatatttttatttatttattgtcattgcTTTTAAGATTGATcagtaaatatctaaaaatagaccTAAAAGCGAACTCGTTAAATAGTCTCGTCCTTCACCAATACATATAGGCGCGCGTCTTAAAAATTACTTGCAAAAGGGTATTAAACTAcgttttttattagtaaatgtaTTAGTACATAAACGAGAGATTGACCTTCCCCAACTCTCCTTCTGTGCCAAATACTTTTTTCATAGTTAGGTTAATGTCGTTGTTTGGTTTTGCATGTGCTTTAATTTGTTCGGTTGGCTTTAATTCccatatattaaaatgtagcaTGACAGATGCTGAAGGTGAGTAGGCTTAGAGATTGAGAAGAAGGCCTGAATTCTTTTTAACGGATTACCAGCGTGTACCAGAAATAATTTAAGTCTAATGCActcaattaaatttacattacaattggAGCAGATGGGAGTGCACCTTCGGTAAGCCCTATCCATACCCAGTACCAATtctcacaaatataaaatacagattgataataaattaattaaatttaattcgaTTGCAGTGGGTTAATGGGCTAGTTTCGCAAAACAATTTAAGGTGAGTCCCAATAGTTTATTTCACAATAAAGACTGTAAAGAATACCTAGTGTTTACGAACTGTCTGGACAATTTGTAAACCTTATGAATTAATGGCAATTTGCCATTTGTGGCGCCTTGACTCACCTTTTGGTACCACCCAAATAAAACATCCCCTGCAATCGTGGGCCCAAGAATCTATTGCTGACCAACAGTATTACTTATCTAAGACTAACATCGTAGTAAAACCTATACCAAAACACCCTGCCTTGGTGCACTACTATCTTCTCTAAGAGGCCTCTTTCTTAATGAGTTTTCTGATTACATTTCGCACCAGGAGGAGGTGGGATTCCACGCTGGTAATCagaatatgttaaatgttatataaaactcgAGTCTGCTCTGTCCACGGCATCTGGTACTATGCTCCCCCATTATTAGCAGGTACGTTTACCTACCAACTACTGATAACCTCACGACTGGTTGAGTCGGTCGCGTTGGTCTCCGGGAGTCTCCCCGAGGAGGTCCTGGAGCCTCGTCACGGCACGTCATTATCGCGTCGGCCCGTCATAAATCCAACCAGAGGTTATCTGCTCCTCACTAGGAGAGGGGCCACCAAAATTCCGAATTGTCTGCTGCATAGGCATTTTATTTAGTTAGTATGATGATCAACTAACATATACTGGTTTCTTAATCAAACCTTACCCCTAACCCCTTAAAGGTCAATCTACTCTCGTGTTTTGTTTCCGTAGAGAGGGAGGTTTTGGGACTAGGCACGATGTTTTTCTTTTCACCGTGCCATAACCCAAGTAGACGTCACATGAGCAAAGGTCGTACGTGTCTCGAGACGAGACAAGAGGCGGGTCGTGAATAGTTTCACTTATTCAGTATGGGGTTAGTCAAgattattgcatatttaaatactattattattatatcagtaatatataaattattatttaagttgtcATTTGTAACGGTACAGAATCAGTTCATCAAACCTGACGAGGGAAGTAAACTAAATTCACCCTCTGGGCATAATACCGTTTGATTCGGAT of Homalodisca vitripennis isolate AUS2020 unplaced genomic scaffold, UT_GWSS_2.1 ScUCBcl_6215;HRSCAF=13317, whole genome shotgun sequence contains these proteins:
- the LOC124373727 gene encoding uncharacterized protein LOC124373727, with product MQTLAMVLWTTTILLEVKAQEDELWDPWADNCESMVPCNLTEPQTDPMPYIVTLNRPYINSDQAGGVRVYKSTTAAQFPGVHDSGSGRQDWSGCRGVRHRQQEDQRL